DNA from Micromonospora nigra:
TCCTGGCCCCAGCCGGTCATCCGCCCGTACACCAGGCGCGGGCGTACCGCGTGGCAGTCGGCCGGACCGAGGCCGAGCCGTTCGGCCACCCCCGGGCGGAACCCCTCGATCAGCGCGTCCGCGCCCCCGACCAGCGCCAACACCACCTCCCGGCCGCCAGCCGTCTTGAGGTCCACCCCGATCGAGCGGCGACCCCGGTTGAGCAGGTCGGGATGCGGGGTGCCGAACGCGGACGGGTCCACGTCGGTGACCCGGTCCACCCGCACCACGTCCGCCCCCAGGTCGGCGAGCATCATCGCGGCGAACGGGCCGGGCCCGATCCCGGCCAGCTCGACCACCCGCACGCCGGCGAGCGGGCCCGTCGCCGCGTCCTCGGTCATCGGTCCACGATAGGCGCTCACCCGGCGCGGCCGTAAGGCCGGCGGTGGACTCGCCGGAAGCGGGCCCCGGATCGCGGCGTCCGGCACGACGTCCGGCCCCGACGGCACCGGCACCCCCGGGGTGGTCGACCTGTCCCCGACCCGGCGGACACCGCCCGTGACCAGCACCGCTCACCGTGCCCCGCCTGGCGGCCCGAATCCGGCTGACCTATCTTTGTCCAAGCGAGGGGAGTACTTCCCACGAACCATGCCGGTCAGTACGGCGTGCCCAAAGCACGCCTCGGGTGGTTGCCCACGAAATAGTGGGTGAAGGAGACCTCGAACATGACACGGTGTTCGAGGAGGCTCCATGACCGAGACCCTGTACCTTGCTGCCGAACTGCAGTCGGTGGGCACACCCGCGCTCTGGGCGATCACCATCGGCGGGGTCATCGCGCTGTTGGCGCTCGACTTCCTGGTGACCAGACGACCACACGAGGTGTCGATCCGGGAGGCGTTGGGCTGGTCGGCCTTCTACATCGCGTTGCCGCTGGCCTTCGGTGCGTGGGTGTGGTCCCGGTACGGCTCGAAGCAGGGCGTCGAGTACCTGACCGGCTACCTGGTCGAGAAGTCCCTCTCCGTCGACAACCTGTTCGTGTTCATGCTGCTGCTCGCGGCGTTCGCGGTGCCCCCCGTGCTCCAGCAGCGGGTTCTGCTGTTCGGCATCACCGGCGCGCTGGTCCTGCGCGCGGTCTTCATCGCCATCGGCGCCGCCGCGCTGCAGACCCTCGACTTCGCCTTCCTGATCTTCGCGCTCATCCTGCTGGTCACCGCGGCCAAGCTCCTGCGTGACGCCGTCACCGGCCACGAGCAGGAGGTGGACATCAGCAAGATGCGGTCGGTGCGCCTGCTGCGCAAGGTGATGCCCGTGGTCGAGGAGTACCGGGGCACGAAGATGATCGTCAAGGAGGCCGGCCGGTGGGCGTTCACCCCCCTCGCCCTCGTCGTGGTCGCCGTCTTCGCCACCGACATCGTCTTCGCCGTGGACTCCGTCCCGGCCGTCTACGGCATCACCGAGGATCCGTACCTGGTGTTCGCCACCAACGCCTTCGCGCTGCTCGGTCTGCGGGCCCTGTACTTCGTGCTGCACGCCGCGCTCAGCCGCCTCGTGCACCTGACCTACGGGCTGGCCATCATCCTGGCGTTCATCGGCGTCAAGCTCGGCCTGCACTGGGCGCACGGCATCTGGGAGGGGGTGCCCGAGATCCCCACGCTGGCCTCGCTCGGCGTCATCGTCGGCGTCCTGGTGGTCGTGACGCTCACCAGCCTCCGGGCGACCCGTGGCCTCACGAAGGGCGAGAAGGAGATCGTCGCCGGGAAGCGGTGAACCGCTCGCGGGGCGATGTGCGGCAGACCGGGGTGCCCGGCGGGAGGCCGGCCGGCATGCCGCACATGCCATGGATCCGCGCGTACGGATCCTCGAGCGTCAGATGCGCGAGGTGAAGGTGACGAGGAAGCGGTGCGGGACGATGGTGCCGGTGTTGTCGAAGCACACCGTGTCCACCTCGGCGTTCGTGGAGTACGACCACGGCTGGGTCAGGTGGCAGTAGTTCGACCCGGGGCCCTGCGCCACCACCTGGGCGTGGGTCTCCTTCACCCCCAGCTGCGGAAACGTCGCGAGGTAGCGACCGGCCGGGGCCAGCGCGACCACCGGGTTGACGCCGACACCGAGCACCGAGTTGTCGTTGGTCGGGCCGCCGGCCGCCGGGCCCCGGTGACCGAAGCGGGTGGGCGGGGCGACCGACCCGACCACCGACCGGCGGCGGTGGTACGACAGCGTGAAGTCGGTGTTCGTCAGCGTGCCCGCGTGGTCGAAGCAGTGGACGTGTGCCACCACGTCGGTGCCGGATGCGAACCAGGTGTAGATCTTGCAGCGGCGCGGGCCGGCGTTGGGCTGCACGGCGGTGACCTGCACGTTCCCGGCCAAAACCCCGGCCAACCCGACACCCGGCAGCTTCACCGCGTACTGCCCGACACCCAGCGCGCCGGCGCCGTTGCCAGCTCCCGTCGAGTTGTACGACTGGGCCACGGCCGCACCGGCGGTGACCTGCGTGTACGCGTGCGCGGTGCCGGCCGGCAGCACGCCGGAGCTGGTCGTCCACAGCACGGTGAACGGGGTGTCGGCCCGCTCGCCGCCCGGCTTGTGACACTGGACGTCGACCAGTTCGTCGGCTCCGGACTGGTACCAGCGGACCACCTCGCAGTAGTGACCGGTGCGGTTGACCGGCGTCACGTGCGGTACTCCGCGCGAGCCCAGGCCGATCTGCGGGAAGCGGACCAGGAACCGGCCGGGACCGAGGTTCGCGCCCTGCGCCCAGGCCGCCGGGAAGGCGGTCTTCCAGCTGCCCCACTGCCTGCTGGTGTCCAGCACGGTCCAGGCCGGCACGGTGGGGTCCGCGACGTACGCGAAGCCCCACCGGTCGGCGGTGGCCGCCGTGGCGGGGGTGGCCGGTGTCAGCGTGCCGGCCGCCAGGACGGCGCCCAGCGCGACGGCCAGTGATCGGATGCGCATCGTTCCTCCTCGGTTGGGGATCGTTCGCCACGCATCCTGCGCCGTCGTGGTCCTTGGTCACAGTCGGCTGCCCGGCCGGCTACTGTCGGGTGTCGGCGCTCGACCGTGCGGGTGGGTCTGTTTCACCCCGACCGAGCCGGCGACGTTTGCCCCGCACCTCGCGGGGAACCGATCCCCAATGACGAAGCCTCGTGTGGTGATCGTGGGGGCCGGTTTCGCCGGTTACCACGCGGCCAAGACGTTGAGCCGGCTGGCCCGCGGCCGGGCCGAGATCGTCCTGCTGAACTCCACCGACTACTTCCTGTACCTGCCGCTGCTGCCCGAGGTGTCCGCCGGGGTGGTGGAACCCAGCCGGGTCTCGGTGCCGTTGACCGGCACCCTCGACGGGGTCCGGGTGGTGATCGGCGAAGCCGACCACGTCGACCTGCAGAACCGCTGGGTCGGCTTCACCCAGCCCGAGGGCGACCGCAACCGCCTGGCGTACGACCGGTTGGTCCTGGCCGTCGGCAGCGTGAACAAGCTGCTGCCCATCCCCGGGGTGACCGAGTACGCGCACGGCTTCCGCGGCCTGCCCGAGGCGCTGTACCTGCACGACCACGTGATCCGGCAGATCGAGCTGGCCGAGCAGGCCGAGGACCCGGCCGAGCAGCGGGCCCGGTCCACCTTCGTGGTGGTGGGGGCGGGCTACACCGGCACCGAGGTGGCCGCGCACGGCCAGCTGTTCACCGACCAGTTGACCGCCCAGCGGCCCCGGCTGAAGATCCGCCCCCGGTGGATGCTGCTCGACGTGGCGCCCCGGGTGCTGCCGGAGCTGGACCGGCGGATGTCCCGCACCGCCCACAAGGTGCTGGACCGGCGCGGGGTGGACGTGCGGATGGGCACCTCGGTGGCGGTCGCCACCGCCGACGGGGTCGAACTCACCGACGGCGACTACGTGCCCACCTGCACGTTGGTCTGGTGTGTCGGGGTGCGGCCGGACCCGTTCGTGGCGGAACTGGGCCTGCGTACCGAGAAGGGCCGGCTCGTGGTCGACGAGTACCTCAACGTGCCCGGCTTCCCCGAGGTGTACGCCTGCGGCGACGCCGCCGCCGTGCCCGACCTGACCCGCCCCGGCGAGATCTGCGCGATGACCGCGCAGCACGCCCAGCGGCAGGGCAAGCTGGTCGCCCGCAACATCGCGGCGTCGTACGGGCAGGGGCGGCGCAGACCGTACAAGCACCACGACCTGGGCTGGGTCGTCGACCTCGGTGGCAAGGACGCGGCGGCCAACCCGCTGAAGGTGTCCCTGTCCGGCCTGCCGGCCAAGGCGGTCACCCGGGGCTACCACCTGCTGGCCATGCCGGGCAACCGGGTGCGCGTCGGCGCGGACTGGATGCTCGACGCGACGTTGCCCCGCCCGGCGGTGCAGCTCGGCCTGGTGCCGGCCCACGCGGTGCCGCTGGAGAGTTCCTCACCCGAGGTGCCGGTGCGGGTGGCCCGCTGACCGCTGCGCGTCGGTTCGGCCGTCGGCGTGGCACCGGTGCGCGTCGACTCCGCCGTCGGTGGGGCACCGGTGCGCGTCGGCTCAGTCGCCGGCCAGGGCGGCGTCGGTGACCGGGCGGGCCCCGGCGACGAAGGCGTCGAGAGCACCGGCGTGCCGCACCCCGCCCGGCACCGGATCCCGGGCGGCCCGCGCGGCCAGGCGCTGCACCGGCAGGTCACCGGGCCGGTGCGCGGCGGCGAACACCAGGTTGCCGTAGCGCCGCCCCCGCAGCATCCGGCGGTCGGCGACCAGGCAGACGTCGGCGAAGACGGCCCGCAGCGTCGCCGCCTGCACCCGGGCGAAGACCAGCGGGGGCAGGTCGGTCACGTTCACCACGTACTGGCCCTGCGGGCGCAGGATGCGGGCCACCGCGGCGACGAACTCGACGGTGGTGACGTGACCGGGCATCCGGGCGGCCCGGTAGACGTCACCCACCACCAGGTCGTACGCCCCGGCCG
Protein-coding regions in this window:
- a CDS encoding TerC/Alx family metal homeostasis membrane protein yields the protein MTETLYLAAELQSVGTPALWAITIGGVIALLALDFLVTRRPHEVSIREALGWSAFYIALPLAFGAWVWSRYGSKQGVEYLTGYLVEKSLSVDNLFVFMLLLAAFAVPPVLQQRVLLFGITGALVLRAVFIAIGAAALQTLDFAFLIFALILLVTAAKLLRDAVTGHEQEVDISKMRSVRLLRKVMPVVEEYRGTKMIVKEAGRWAFTPLALVVVAVFATDIVFAVDSVPAVYGITEDPYLVFATNAFALLGLRALYFVLHAALSRLVHLTYGLAIILAFIGVKLGLHWAHGIWEGVPEIPTLASLGVIVGVLVVVTLTSLRATRGLTKGEKEIVAGKR
- a CDS encoding NAD(P)/FAD-dependent oxidoreductase translates to MTKPRVVIVGAGFAGYHAAKTLSRLARGRAEIVLLNSTDYFLYLPLLPEVSAGVVEPSRVSVPLTGTLDGVRVVIGEADHVDLQNRWVGFTQPEGDRNRLAYDRLVLAVGSVNKLLPIPGVTEYAHGFRGLPEALYLHDHVIRQIELAEQAEDPAEQRARSTFVVVGAGYTGTEVAAHGQLFTDQLTAQRPRLKIRPRWMLLDVAPRVLPELDRRMSRTAHKVLDRRGVDVRMGTSVAVATADGVELTDGDYVPTCTLVWCVGVRPDPFVAELGLRTEKGRLVVDEYLNVPGFPEVYACGDAAAVPDLTRPGEICAMTAQHAQRQGKLVARNIAASYGQGRRRPYKHHDLGWVVDLGGKDAAANPLKVSLSGLPAKAVTRGYHLLAMPGNRVRVGADWMLDATLPRPAVQLGLVPAHAVPLESSSPEVPVRVAR
- a CDS encoding spermidine synthase, with the translated sequence MERATGRLELLVDPDRRTGRRLLADGIEQSYVDIADPRHLHFEYVRRIAALADLAAPPGRPLAVLHLGGGALTLPRYLAATRPGSTQLVVERDPAVVDLVGRELPDPPPQVRVHVADAREAVADAPAGAYDLVVGDVYRAARMPGHVTTVEFVAAVARILRPQGQYVVNVTDLPPLVFARVQAATLRAVFADVCLVADRRMLRGRRYGNLVFAAAHRPGDLPVQRLAARAARDPVPGGVRHAGALDAFVAGARPVTDAALAGD